Below is a window of Humulus lupulus chromosome 2, drHumLupu1.1, whole genome shotgun sequence DNA.
tttcccatacaaattaagaaaagtataatttttatatttttgcacattaatggttacccctcttatggcagaaggttACTCATTTCACTGTAAttggttacccctcctgatacatgttatttaatctcactattttttacataactgtgaaaAATCAAATAACTAGTTACCCCTTcggataaatgttatttaatctagctgtaggattttttttttacataactgtaaaaaaatcaattaagtaactagttaccttatcCAGGCTTTGAAAAAACAaaatacaatctaaaaaaaaggaaaaaatatttataataaataaaataataataaaaacaactcatattaaaaaaaattaataaaaaatttacaaaacaatcatgaaaaaatttaatataaaagtagttatataaaattaatataaaaaaatcaaataagctaaaaaaataatcaaattacaaacacagcttttcaaattaataaaactgGATTAAGAAGAGAAATTTGGctttttatgcttaatagggGGTTGTAATTCAAAataatgctaggcatttttatcattacaaaataatgccaattcATTTTAGCACACCCAGAATACCCCTATCACAACTATCTCCTCTCTTCCCTCCTCTCTTCCctcctctcttccttcttcttgtttcttcctcACTCTCTTTCACTCACCTCACCTTACACCGCCACTAAGAGCACCACGGTAGAAGGAAGTCGAGCAAGGGACTGCCATAAAATTGCTTACCCATaaaatttttctccaagatttctcaacCCTTACTTTGGTCTTGATCCCCTCTACAAATGGCTTTCTTAGTGGCGGTCCCTTGCTCGACTTCCTTCTACCGTAGTGCTCTTAGTGGCGGTGTAAGGTGAGGTGAGTGAAAGAGAGTGAGGAAAAaacaagaagaatgaagagagaATGGAAGAGATGAGATAGTTgtgataggggtattttgggtatgctaAAATGAATTGACATTATTTTGTAACGATAAAAatgcctatcatttttttgaattacaactcatattaagcataaaaagtcaaatttcccattaagaataaaactatgacataaacaaatttttatataaaaatataggacACTAAAACTATAaaagtgaaattaaaaaaaaaaggctaTATATTAAATTTTCTTTAAAAGAAAACAATCATTTTGTAAACtcaattaaaaatctcatatataaaatgtaattttctctTCTGTACAATCATTTTACTATAAATCTATTCATTAATCCGGGCCCATCTCGTTCATTCGTTTCACTTGTCCCTACTACCAAACACACCTTTCGTCATTCAAATTGTATAGAATTTgtagtaaataaaataaaatacagaaCCATATTAACTTCTTTCCTCATTTGTAATTATGtatttgtgtatattttttaaaaaataggaTGCATTGGTGTATCAAATTGTACAAATTCATATAACACCAATGAACCTAATCATAAGATTTAATTACATACCAAGAAAGTTACAATTTACTTTTATTGACGTTTCTACAAATGTAATTTACAACTAATTCATTTATCATtgagaaaaaaattatttcatttaTTACATATCAATCCATTTCATTAAaacaattatataataaaatataagaaATTAGATACCATAGAACTTCAAAGCAATTTAGTTCGCCATACACAGCTCCAGAGCCAGAGCCAGAGCCAGAGCCAGAGCTTTGGTCTGTTCAGTGTTAACAATGGAGGGATTGGTATCATTTCAGGGGGTGCCACCCGTCTCTCGCATACCCAAATTTTCATTCTCGAGGTCGACTTCATCTTCCTCCTTGGACCTCCGAAGAGGAGGCAACTCGTCCTCGTTTGGCTCCTTCTCATTGTCCTCCATGTCCTCTTCATCTTCGTCCTTTTCCATTCGAGCCCAAgaggttttaatttttttttccttaaacGCTTTGAGTTAAGCTGTCTTTATCCATTTTTGAAGATTACCCATTTGGAGTTTTATGATTCTTTGAATGACTCAATGCTTTATTCTGTAATTTGAAGATTACCCATTTCATGTTTCATCATTCTGTGCATGCCTCTATcgaatttttttcttttcattaaaACCGAAAATTGAATTTTTATGTGAAGTTTATATTAAGTTACTCGTTTTTATCAATCGGGTGCTTGTTGTTTTTACAGATGGATTCTAAGGATGGTTCAGCCACTGCTGCTCCTGTGAGTGAATCTGAACCTGAACCAGATCCTCTGAAGATCACGGAATGGGAGGTGGGTATGTTCCGTGATGAAGTAGCTAAAAGCCAGGGTATAAGAATCAGGAGAAGGCCCCCAACTGGACCCCCTTTGCACTACGTGGGACCCTTTGAATTTCGTTTGCAGAATGAGGGAAACACACCGCGAAATATTTTGGAGGAAATCATTTGGAACAAAGATGTTGAAGTTGCTCAAGTGATTTTACTGACTTGATTTACAAATGATATGCTTTCTTTTTGGTTCCTTTTTGTTTTTAAGATAATATGTTTTTGAAGAGTGTCCTGccattttcatatatataaatatacatgtaTTGGGTTTGCAGTTGAAGGGGAGGAAACCTCTTGGGTCATTGAAGAAAGCTTTGGACAATGTTCCTCCCCCTAGAGACTTTGTTGGAGCTCTCAAGGCAGCCAATTTGCGAACTGGTCTGCCAGGTTTGATAGCTGAAGTGAAAAAGGCTTCCCCAAGCAGAGGAGTCATAAAAGAGAATTTTGATCCTGTAAGTCTGCCTCCTTTTTAGCCTGTTATTAGTTGCCTTTCTATCATAATATCATGTTACATATTTGATCTTTTACAAGTTCTTAAATGGTTGTGCATTGTATCCTAAATTCCTAACGGGTTGATTGGCTATTACTGAAGATCATAATTTTATTGTTTTGCCTGGAACATGCTTGGATAATTGATAATGCTTTATGCAGAAACAATATAGCAAGTGTAAGAAGTTGGAGACTGATGTGGTTTATGAATTATTCTTGTTTTTCTTGCTAAGGATTTGTTTCTGTTCTGACCTCCGAAACAATGCTAAGAGAACTTGTAATTGTCCCAACGTTATGaggcttttttattatttttccttctttGATATCGAATTTGTCATTATTACTAAAATCTTTTGTCGCAGGTTGAAATTGCCCAAGCTTATGAGAAAGGTGGCGCGGCTTGTCTTAGTGTTTTGGCAGATCAGAAGTATTTTCAGGTAACAATCAGTTCAAATTTCTTTTGACAATCACACTGAACACATCTTTAGCATTGAACTTAACTAATTCACTTCACTGGACTTGCTTCTTGTTTTCTCTACAGGGAAGTTACGAAAATATAGAGGCCATAAGAAATGCAGGAGTGAAGGTTTCTTCTGCACACATCTTGTTTCCCAATCTTCATTGTTGAAAGCATGATAGTAAGCATAACTGATGCTTCTAACCCTCATAAATTATGCAGTGCCCTCTATTGTGCAAAGAGTTCATCATTGAAGCATGGCAGATCTACTACGCTAGAAGTAAAGGTGCCGATGCCATTCTTTTGATTGCTGCTGTTTTGCCTGATCTTGACATCAAATACATGGTTAAGATCTGCAAGATGCTTGGTTTAGCAACTCTAGTTGAGGTTATTACTCAACTTATCTCTTCATAGTTATCATTGATCTTGTTTCAGTTGAAAATAGATTTAAAATTCCTCATTGATAAGTGTGGAATTATATTTTGTTGCTGTTTAATGGCAGTGTAGAGAAAAGgccatccaagtaagttttaatTTAAACCATGATTCAAAGATGTTGAGTATTGCTGGCGTTCATTAAGACTTCACTGGATGCTCAGTAGTCTTCTCATTGTTGTCACCCTGTTTTTTCACGAGCCTGCCATTTGAAAAAACAGCATAATCTTGCAGGTGCATGATGAAAGGGAAATGGATCGTGTTCTTGGGATAGAAGGGATTGAGCTTATTGGCATCAACAACCGCAATCTTGGTAAATGTGGCAATTAGAGGGTTACTATTCCATGTATTCTTGCATATGTCCAACAGGCATAAGAACACATATTTCAATGTTTGCTTTGGTAGCATACTTTATATAAGGATTTTGTAGTTAATAAACACTTAGAAGGAAGGTTTAGAGTTGACTATATTCGTCAGTTATTTCCTCTTAGTTGCAAGGTCAACGGAGTTCAAAATTATATGAACTTGGAGGGTTTGTATAATCTTTCTATGCaatgacatttttttttatatcacAGAAACTTTTGAGGTTGATACAAGTAACACAAAGCGGCTTCTTGAAGGAAAGCGTGGTGAATTGATCCGGGAAAGAGACATTATTGTAAGAGGCTTGCTTACCATCTTCATAACATACCTCAAAGCACACACATATAATTTCTTATGCATCTTTTATCTTATGGTGGTAAGAATTCTTTTCATTTCAATATTTTCAGGTAGTTGGAGAATCTGGGTTGTTTACTCCTGAAGATATTGCTTATGTGCAAGAAGCTGGTGTTAAGGCTGTAAGATTGAAAACTCATACACTTCAAGATGCCAACTACAATCAACTTCGTTGAAAT
It encodes the following:
- the LOC133818339 gene encoding indole-3-glycerol phosphate synthase, chloroplastic-like, with amino-acid sequence MEGLVSFQGVPPVSRIPKFSFSRSTSSSSLDLRRGGNSSSFGSFSLSSMSSSSSSFSIRAQEMDSKDGSATAAPVSESEPEPDPLKITEWEVGMFRDEVAKSQGIRIRRRPPTGPPLHYVGPFEFRLQNEGNTPRNILEEIIWNKDVEVAQLKGRKPLGSLKKALDNVPPPRDFVGALKAANLRTGLPGLIAEVKKASPSRGVIKENFDPVEIAQAYEKGGAACLSVLADQKYFQGSYENIEAIRNAGVKCPLLCKEFIIEAWQIYYARSKGADAILLIAAVLPDLDIKYMVKICKMLGLATLVEVHDEREMDRVLGIEGIELIGINNRNLETFEVDTSNTKRLLEGKRGELIRERDIIVVGESGLFTPEDIAYVQEAGVKAVLVGESIVKQDDPGKGIAQLFGKDISI